The following are from one region of the Rhizobacter sp. AJA081-3 genome:
- a CDS encoding prepilin-type N-terminal cleavage/methylation domain-containing protein — protein sequence MHSIASRRQGGFTLVEVLVAFLVLTLGLLAVIRVQPALRQHAELARQRSEATRLAQQDIEGLRSFVQIGIAGTASAFDAIVAAAYAIEPDALGSPRYAVERRVDAVSIPNARAIDVTVRWLDRAGEPQQARLTTLIAASDPSLAAAILLPR from the coding sequence ATGCATTCCATCGCTTCGCGTCGCCAGGGCGGCTTCACCCTGGTCGAGGTGCTCGTCGCCTTTCTCGTGCTGACGCTGGGCCTGCTCGCCGTTATCCGCGTGCAGCCCGCGCTGCGCCAGCATGCCGAGTTGGCGCGCCAGCGCAGCGAGGCCACGCGGCTGGCGCAGCAGGACATCGAGGGCTTGCGCAGTTTCGTGCAGATCGGCATCGCGGGCACCGCCTCGGCGTTCGACGCCATCGTGGCCGCGGCCTACGCCATCGAGCCCGATGCGCTGGGCAGCCCGCGCTACGCCGTCGAGCGGCGCGTCGATGCCGTGAGCATCCCGAACGCGCGCGCGATCGACGTCACCGTGCGCTGGCTCGACCGAGCGGGCGAGCCGCAGCAGGCGAGGCTCACCACGCTGATCGCCGCCAGCGACCCGTCCCTCGCCGCGGCGATCCTGCTGCCGCGCTGA
- a CDS encoding NAD(P)/FAD-dependent oxidoreductase, which produces MQTCNEVGHVAVIGAGVAGAVCARDLMLSGCQVQVFDKSRGAGGRLATRRAQWQDAQSQPRSTKFDHGATGFGATTPAFRAFADQACRSGWLTSWTPVTAPGTASAGALYVPIPDMPRLTRELLCGIDFCWDTPIEALHRQGDGWRLRSRGEALPGAFDAVVLAMPPAQSAMLLAPHEPAWAQRAAQVLMQPCWTLMGIAEPPQGAAAWDLARPAHPVIDLLSRNERRPGRERRPDEAHWVAHARADWSREQLEQPGDEVQARMQAAVAECLGEPVRWRHAVVHRWRYAQPGLPLAAPADSCWWDAASGLGVCGDFLGGLGVEGAWQSGAALAGAVLGNTAAREAARGPSAGADDASALRLRSRSIPFAHRNT; this is translated from the coding sequence ATGCAAACCTGCAATGAGGTCGGTCATGTGGCGGTAATCGGCGCGGGTGTGGCCGGGGCGGTCTGCGCGCGAGATCTCATGCTTTCGGGTTGCCAGGTGCAGGTGTTCGACAAGTCGCGCGGCGCTGGGGGGCGACTTGCCACCCGGCGTGCGCAGTGGCAGGACGCGCAGAGCCAGCCTCGAAGCACGAAGTTCGACCACGGCGCCACCGGCTTCGGTGCGACGACGCCGGCGTTCCGGGCGTTCGCCGATCAGGCCTGCCGCTCAGGCTGGCTCACCTCATGGACTCCCGTGACGGCGCCCGGAACCGCGTCCGCTGGCGCGCTTTACGTACCGATTCCGGACATGCCCAGACTGACGCGGGAACTGCTCTGTGGGATCGACTTCTGCTGGGACACGCCGATCGAGGCCTTGCATCGCCAAGGCGACGGCTGGCGCCTGCGCAGCCGCGGCGAGGCCCTGCCTGGCGCTTTCGACGCCGTGGTTCTCGCGATGCCGCCGGCCCAGTCCGCCATGTTGTTGGCGCCACATGAACCGGCCTGGGCACAGCGTGCCGCGCAGGTGCTCATGCAGCCCTGCTGGACCTTGATGGGCATTGCCGAGCCGCCGCAAGGCGCAGCAGCCTGGGATCTGGCCCGGCCGGCCCATCCCGTGATCGACCTGCTGTCGCGCAACGAACGGCGCCCGGGCCGGGAACGGCGACCCGACGAAGCCCATTGGGTGGCCCACGCCCGCGCCGACTGGAGCCGTGAGCAGCTCGAACAGCCGGGCGACGAGGTGCAGGCCCGCATGCAGGCCGCGGTGGCCGAGTGCCTGGGCGAGCCGGTTCGCTGGCGCCATGCCGTGGTCCACCGCTGGCGCTACGCGCAGCCCGGGCTGCCGCTGGCCGCACCGGCCGACTCCTGCTGGTGGGATGCCGCCTCGGGCCTGGGCGTGTGCGGCGACTTCCTCGGCGGCCTGGGCGTCGAAGGCGCATGGCAATCAGGCGCCGCTCTGGCCGGGGCTGTGCTGGGAAATACGGCGGCGCGCGAGGCGGCGAGAGGCCCCTCCGCCGGCGCGGACGACGCTTCAGCCCTGCGGCTGAGAAGTCGATCCATCCCCTTCGCACACCGGAATACGTGA
- a CDS encoding type IV pilin protein, whose protein sequence is MQHQTIHCRRSRGFTLIEVLSVLGIASILSSIAYPSFQGSLQKARRTDALVALTQVQISQERWFVNHRGYATLAQLRLPATTSAGHYALEVVAADDSRYEVMARASGAQARDSECRHLKLVVDGAMTTRASGTDDSVANPPAANRRCWGL, encoded by the coding sequence ATGCAACACCAGACCATCCACTGCCGCCGCAGCCGCGGATTCACTCTGATCGAGGTGCTGAGCGTGCTGGGCATCGCCAGCATCCTGTCCAGCATCGCCTACCCGAGCTTCCAGGGCAGCCTGCAGAAGGCACGGCGCACCGATGCGCTGGTCGCGCTGACGCAGGTGCAGATCTCGCAGGAGCGCTGGTTCGTCAATCACCGCGGCTATGCCACGCTGGCCCAACTGCGCCTGCCGGCGACAACGAGTGCCGGCCACTACGCGCTGGAGGTGGTCGCAGCGGACGATTCGCGCTACGAGGTGATGGCCCGGGCCAGCGGTGCGCAGGCCCGCGACAGCGAATGCCGCCATCTGAAGCTGGTGGTCGATGGCGCCATGACCACCCGCGCTTCGGGCACCGACGACAGTGTCGCCAACCCGCCGGCAGCGAACCGCCGCTGCTGGGGTCTTTGA
- the nrdR gene encoding transcriptional regulator NrdR, whose amino-acid sequence MRCPFCSHEDTQVVETRESDEGDVVRRRRRCQSCDKRFTTYERAEIALPSVVKKDGTRADFELAKLRASMALALRKRPVSVEQIDAAVERIQEKLLNSGAKEVASTRLGELVMRELKRIDKVAYVRFASVYRSFEDVDEFRQLIRDI is encoded by the coding sequence ATGCGCTGCCCCTTCTGCAGCCACGAGGACACCCAGGTCGTCGAGACGCGCGAGTCCGACGAGGGTGACGTGGTGCGTCGGCGGCGGCGCTGCCAGTCCTGCGACAAGCGCTTCACCACCTACGAGCGGGCCGAAATCGCCCTGCCCTCGGTGGTCAAGAAGGACGGCACGCGCGCCGACTTCGAACTCGCCAAGCTGCGCGCCTCGATGGCGCTGGCGCTGCGCAAGCGCCCGGTGAGCGTGGAGCAGATCGACGCCGCAGTCGAGCGCATCCAGGAGAAGCTGCTCAACAGCGGCGCCAAGGAGGTGGCATCCACCCGCCTGGGCGAACTGGTGATGCGCGAGCTCAAGCGCATCGACAAGGTGGCCTACGTGCGCTTCGCTTCCGTCTATCGAAGCTTCGAGGACGTCGACGAGTTCCGCCAGCTGATCCGCGACATTTGA
- a CDS encoding UbiD family decarboxylase produces MKYRDLREFVDGLERLGELKRVAEPVSARLEMTAVSDSVLRAGGPALFFESPVGYKFPVLANLFGTPKRVALGMGATEVSELREVGQLLARLKEPEPPKGLKDTGRLLHMMKAVWDMKPASVRQAPCQEVVLEGADVDLARLPVQTCWPGDAGPLITWGLVVTRGPQGGPKARARQNLGIYRQQVIGPRQVIMRWLAHRGGALDFREFALARPGQPFPIAVALGADPATILGAVTPVPDTLSEYQFAGLLRGSRTEVTDSAVGDAGVMLQVPASAEFVLEGCIPVADPGWAGRSEHGVPMKEINGYLHALEGPFGDHTGYYNEQDWFPVFELSRITHRRDPIYHSTYTGKPPDEPAILGVALNEVFVPILQKQFPEIVDFYLPPEGCSYRMAIISIRKAYPGHAKRVMFGLWSFLRQFMYTKFIVVTDDDVDIRRWDEVIWAITTRMDPVRDTTLVGNTPIDYLDFASPVSGLGGKMGLDATNKWPGETAREWGRTIRMDAAVEQRVAGIVASITKPQS; encoded by the coding sequence ATGAAGTACCGCGATCTCCGTGAGTTTGTTGACGGTCTGGAGCGGCTCGGCGAGCTGAAACGGGTCGCAGAGCCAGTCTCCGCGCGGCTCGAGATGACAGCGGTCAGTGACTCCGTGCTGCGCGCCGGTGGCCCGGCACTTTTTTTCGAATCCCCGGTCGGTTACAAATTTCCGGTACTGGCAAACCTCTTCGGCACCCCGAAAAGGGTGGCGCTGGGCATGGGGGCTACCGAGGTGAGCGAGCTGCGCGAGGTGGGTCAGTTGTTGGCCCGTCTGAAGGAACCGGAGCCGCCCAAGGGCCTCAAGGACACCGGCCGCCTGTTACACATGATGAAGGCGGTGTGGGACATGAAGCCGGCATCGGTGCGCCAGGCGCCTTGCCAGGAGGTGGTGCTGGAAGGCGCCGATGTCGACCTGGCCCGCCTGCCGGTGCAGACCTGCTGGCCGGGCGATGCCGGGCCGCTGATCACCTGGGGGCTGGTCGTTACGCGGGGACCGCAGGGCGGGCCGAAGGCGAGGGCACGCCAGAACCTGGGCATCTACCGCCAGCAGGTGATCGGCCCACGCCAGGTGATCATGCGTTGGCTGGCCCATCGCGGCGGGGCGCTCGACTTCCGCGAGTTCGCGCTGGCCAGGCCGGGCCAGCCGTTCCCGATCGCCGTGGCCCTGGGCGCCGACCCGGCCACCATCCTGGGTGCGGTGACGCCGGTGCCCGACACGCTGTCGGAGTACCAGTTCGCCGGCTTGCTGCGCGGCAGCCGCACCGAGGTGACCGACAGCGCCGTCGGCGATGCGGGCGTGATGCTGCAGGTGCCGGCGAGCGCCGAATTCGTGCTCGAGGGCTGCATTCCTGTGGCCGATCCCGGCTGGGCCGGCCGCAGCGAGCACGGCGTGCCGATGAAGGAGATCAACGGCTACCTTCACGCCCTGGAAGGACCATTCGGCGACCACACCGGCTATTACAACGAGCAGGACTGGTTCCCGGTGTTCGAGTTGTCGCGCATCACGCACCGGCGCGACCCGATCTACCACTCCACCTACACCGGCAAGCCGCCGGACGAGCCGGCCATCCTGGGAGTGGCGCTCAACGAGGTGTTCGTGCCGATCCTGCAGAAGCAGTTTCCGGAGATCGTCGACTTCTACCTGCCGCCCGAGGGCTGCAGCTACCGCATGGCGATCATCAGCATCCGCAAGGCCTACCCGGGCCACGCCAAGCGGGTGATGTTCGGGCTGTGGAGCTTCCTGCGCCAGTTCATGTACACCAAGTTCATCGTGGTGACGGACGACGACGTCGACATCCGCCGCTGGGACGAGGTGATCTGGGCCATCACCACCCGCATGGACCCGGTGCGCGACACCACCCTGGTGGGCAACACGCCCATCGACTACCTCGACTTCGCCTCGCCGGTCAGCGGCCTGGGCGGCAAGATGGGCTTGGACGCGACGAACAAGTGGCCGGGCGAGACCGCCCGCGAGTGGGGCCGCACGATCCGCATGGACGCGGCGGTCGAGCAGCGCGTCGCGGGCATCGTCGCGAGCATCACGAAGCCGCAGTCATGA
- a CDS encoding GspH/FimT family pseudopilin: MQTQHPQRGLTLVEAAIVVAIVATAATAAAPSLSRLIDHRRLEAGASQLAADLHLARNESIARNRVVRVSWQAAANCYVVHTGAADQCTCAGDGSGQCTAGAALLRSVGWTAADRFAVQSNSASIAFDPQHGTATPSATWRVVASDGRAIHHVVNVMGRVRSCSPLAAVPGYRAC; this comes from the coding sequence ATGCAGACACAGCACCCCCAACGCGGACTGACACTCGTCGAGGCCGCCATCGTCGTGGCCATCGTCGCCACGGCCGCCACCGCGGCAGCACCGAGCCTCAGTCGCCTGATCGACCATCGCCGGCTCGAAGCCGGTGCGAGCCAGCTCGCCGCCGATCTGCACCTCGCCCGCAACGAGTCCATCGCACGCAACCGCGTCGTGCGGGTGAGCTGGCAGGCTGCCGCGAACTGCTATGTCGTACACACCGGCGCCGCCGACCAGTGCACTTGTGCGGGTGACGGCAGCGGCCAGTGCACCGCAGGCGCCGCACTGCTGCGCAGCGTGGGCTGGACGGCGGCCGACCGCTTCGCCGTGCAGTCGAACAGTGCCTCGATCGCCTTCGATCCGCAGCACGGCACCGCCACGCCCAGCGCCACCTGGCGCGTCGTCGCCAGCGATGGCCGCGCCATCCACCACGTCGTCAACGTCATGGGCCGGGTGCGCAGCTGCTCGCCCCTGGCCGCCGTGCCCGGCTACCGCGCCTGCTGA
- a CDS encoding DUF2256 domain-containing protein: MRQHSASFKGNKAVLPAKPCAVCGRPMSWRRAWSRHWAEVKYCSDACRRKKAPRD; this comes from the coding sequence GTGAGGCAGCACTCCGCCTCGTTCAAGGGCAACAAGGCCGTGTTGCCCGCCAAGCCCTGCGCGGTCTGCGGCAGGCCGATGAGCTGGCGACGGGCCTGGTCACGCCACTGGGCCGAGGTGAAGTACTGCTCCGACGCCTGCCGGCGCAAGAAGGCCCCGCGTGACTGA
- a CDS encoding prepilin-type N-terminal cleavage/methylation domain-containing protein, producing MKQNRQRGLSLVELMIGLAIGLFITAAGFSVLVGQWREHRSATAAMRLMQDLRSASDVITRDLRRAGHWSDPSVAMAASAASGAVANPYAAFAPASAASDAARFAYSRDAAENQLLDSNEQFGLRLRNGVIELLLGAGNWQALTDAGTLQVTAFSVSPSTQTVSLLDHCARPCPAGAAACDARLELRSLVVSITARATDDASLVRQLTSRVRIRNDGVIGACPA from the coding sequence ATGAAGCAGAACCGGCAACGTGGCCTGTCCCTGGTCGAGCTGATGATCGGCCTGGCCATCGGGCTGTTCATCACCGCTGCGGGCTTCTCGGTGCTCGTCGGCCAATGGCGCGAACACCGCAGCGCCACCGCCGCCATGCGCCTGATGCAGGACCTGCGCAGCGCCAGCGACGTCATCACGCGAGACCTGCGGCGTGCGGGCCACTGGTCCGACCCGAGCGTGGCGATGGCCGCCAGCGCCGCATCCGGCGCCGTCGCAAACCCCTACGCCGCCTTCGCGCCGGCCTCGGCCGCCTCGGACGCCGCACGCTTCGCCTACTCGCGCGACGCAGCTGAGAACCAGCTGCTCGACAGCAACGAGCAGTTCGGCCTTCGCCTGCGCAACGGCGTGATCGAGCTGCTGCTCGGTGCCGGCAACTGGCAGGCGCTGACCGACGCCGGCACGCTGCAGGTCACCGCCTTCAGCGTGTCGCCGAGCACGCAGACGGTGTCGCTGCTCGATCACTGCGCCCGCCCCTGCCCCGCGGGGGCCGCCGCCTGCGACGCGCGGCTCGAGCTGCGCAGCCTGGTCGTGAGCATCACCGCGCGCGCCACCGACGATGCCTCGCTGGTACGCCAGCTCACCAGCCGTGTCCGGATCCGCAACGACGGCGTCATCGGCGCCTGCCCCGCATGA
- the glyA gene encoding serine hydroxymethyltransferase: protein MFDRSVSTVAHIDPEIWAAIQRENQRQEDHIELIASENYASPAVMAAQGSQLTNKYAEGYPGKRYYGGCENVDVVEQLAIDRAKQLFGAEFANVQPNSGSQANQGVFFGLLQPGDTIMGMSLAEGGHLTHGMPLNMSGKWFKVVSYGLNAKEEIDYDAMERLAHEHKPKLIIAGASAYALRIDFERFAKVAKAIGAYFMVDMAHYAGLIAAGVYPNPVPFADVVTTTTHKTLRGPRGGLILMRGEEIAKKINSAIFPGIQGGPLMHVIAGKAVAFKEALSPEFKVYQQQVVKNATAMAETLVSRGLRIVSGRTESHVMLVDLRPKGLTGKEAEAILGTAHMTCNKNGIPNDPQKPMVTSGIRLGSPAMTTRGFKEEQARLTANLIADVLDKPHDEANIAAVRAKVAALTKDFPVYR, encoded by the coding sequence ATGTTCGACCGTTCCGTTTCCACCGTCGCCCACATCGATCCGGAGATCTGGGCCGCCATCCAGCGCGAGAACCAGCGCCAGGAAGACCACATCGAGCTGATCGCCTCGGAGAACTACGCGTCTCCCGCAGTGATGGCCGCGCAGGGCTCGCAGCTCACCAACAAGTACGCCGAGGGTTACCCGGGCAAGCGCTACTACGGCGGCTGCGAGAACGTCGACGTGGTCGAGCAGCTCGCCATCGACCGCGCGAAGCAGCTGTTCGGCGCCGAGTTCGCCAACGTGCAGCCGAACTCCGGCTCGCAGGCCAACCAGGGCGTGTTCTTCGGCCTGCTGCAGCCCGGCGACACCATCATGGGCATGAGCCTGGCCGAAGGCGGCCACCTCACGCACGGCATGCCGCTGAACATGAGCGGCAAGTGGTTCAAGGTCGTTTCCTACGGCCTGAACGCCAAGGAAGAGATCGACTACGACGCGATGGAGCGCCTGGCCCACGAGCACAAGCCGAAGCTGATCATCGCCGGCGCATCGGCCTATGCGCTGCGCATCGACTTCGAGCGTTTCGCCAAGGTGGCCAAGGCGATCGGCGCCTACTTCATGGTCGACATGGCGCACTACGCCGGGCTGATCGCCGCGGGTGTGTACCCGAACCCGGTACCTTTCGCCGACGTCGTCACCACGACCACCCACAAGACGCTGCGCGGCCCGCGCGGCGGCCTGATCCTGATGCGCGGCGAGGAGATCGCCAAGAAGATCAACAGCGCGATCTTCCCCGGCATCCAGGGCGGCCCGCTGATGCACGTGATCGCCGGCAAGGCGGTGGCCTTCAAGGAGGCGCTGTCGCCCGAATTCAAGGTCTACCAGCAGCAGGTGGTGAAGAACGCCACCGCGATGGCCGAAACGCTCGTTTCGCGCGGCCTGCGCATCGTCAGCGGGCGCACCGAGAGCCACGTGATGCTGGTCGACCTGCGGCCCAAGGGCCTGACCGGCAAGGAAGCGGAAGCCATCCTCGGCACGGCGCACATGACCTGCAACAAGAACGGCATCCCGAACGACCCGCAGAAGCCGATGGTGACCAGCGGCATCCGCCTGGGCTCGCCGGCGATGACGACGCGCGGCTTCAAGGAAGAGCAGGCCCGGCTGACCGCCAACCTGATCGCCGACGTGCTCGACAAGCCGCACGACGAGGCCAACATCGCCGCCGTGCGCGCCAAGGTGGCGGCGCTGACCAAGGACTTCCCGGTCTACCGCTGA
- a CDS encoding PilX N-terminal domain-containing pilus assembly protein encodes MKRLTLRLRQRGATTLAVTLMLLGAMLLVLLAANRNTLLELRQSTNQMQSTVAFEAADAGLEWAAALLNSTERIGADCRPSATAAETFRERHLDMSVPALTPRPLQPACLHGPNGWSCACPSDVPGDLGPATGPDAGAAFGLRWAAGPRPGVLRVAATGCSHWAGDCRPGGGGRDPATARHEALFALQPALQGSPSAALTVRSDSADEHEFFVGLFGLSPSAWKRQPAVHRLDCQVDCAAALATAAARGITLVSVAGDLLLQGPLTLGTPQRPMLIVTDGAIRLQGRVELHGVLYGNGLSWAAPAAVVRGALISEGPAAGDSSLDLALDAAVLEALRTRQGSFVRLPGSWRDL; translated from the coding sequence ATGAAGCGCCTGACTCTTCGCTTGCGCCAACGCGGCGCGACCACGCTCGCCGTGACCCTGATGCTGCTCGGTGCGATGCTGCTGGTGCTGCTGGCAGCCAACCGCAACACGCTGCTGGAGCTGCGACAGTCGACCAACCAGATGCAGTCGACGGTCGCGTTCGAGGCCGCCGACGCCGGCCTGGAGTGGGCCGCTGCGCTGCTCAACTCGACCGAGCGGATCGGCGCCGACTGCCGGCCTTCGGCGACGGCTGCCGAGACCTTTCGTGAGCGCCACCTGGACATGAGCGTGCCGGCGCTGACGCCACGGCCGCTGCAGCCGGCCTGCCTGCACGGGCCGAACGGCTGGTCCTGCGCCTGCCCCAGCGACGTTCCGGGCGACCTCGGCCCCGCCACCGGCCCGGACGCCGGCGCGGCCTTCGGCCTGCGCTGGGCTGCGGGCCCGCGGCCCGGCGTGCTGCGCGTGGCCGCCACGGGTTGCAGCCATTGGGCGGGCGACTGCCGGCCCGGCGGCGGCGGCCGCGACCCGGCCACGGCACGCCACGAGGCCCTGTTCGCGCTGCAACCGGCCTTGCAAGGGTCTCCCTCCGCAGCCCTGACGGTGCGCAGCGACAGTGCCGATGAGCACGAGTTCTTCGTCGGCCTGTTCGGCCTGTCCCCATCCGCCTGGAAGCGCCAGCCTGCCGTGCACAGGCTCGATTGCCAGGTCGATTGCGCCGCCGCGCTCGCGACCGCAGCGGCTCGCGGCATCACGCTGGTGTCGGTGGCGGGCGATCTGTTGCTTCAAGGCCCGCTGACCCTGGGCACGCCGCAGCGGCCGATGCTGATCGTCACCGACGGCGCAATCCGACTGCAGGGCCGTGTCGAACTGCACGGCGTGCTCTACGGCAACGGTCTTTCATGGGCCGCCCCCGCCGCCGTGGTGCGCGGCGCGCTGATCAGCGAGGGCCCGGCGGCAGGCGACAGCTCGCTCGACCTGGCACTCGACGCCGCCGTTCTCGAGGCCCTTCGCACGCGCCAGGGCAGCTTCGTGCGCCTGCCCGGCAGCTGGCGCGATCTCTGA
- a CDS encoding MerR family transcriptional regulator translates to MAAGYRLSRSDKGHHRKLWPISPILQVNSTSTGFEMPDAAHPEGGATHRSGAVARMVRMPVATLRVWERRYRLCSPALTPSGQRLYSAADVRRIALLKQLTELGHAIGSIAALDMAQLQAVAATHAAAITGTLGADEPVAAGPSWRVAVVGEALARRLQRPALRRWLLRPLEVLGPFDDLAHAAACLAGSAAESLLVQAPTLQGDWLAQWNRITPRPPRTAVLFRFASESVCEQLAAAGLDLLREPPSDTALGQWLQALNTAEGQSRTAAAPAQTAWPTPEAIPARRWDDAALADIAGLSTTIACECPKHIAELLMQLSHFESYSAQCANRSVADAELHTYLSQVAAASRARFEEALERVAIHEGLLLTQPAQAGQPTMTNPSRPEVGGAGG, encoded by the coding sequence ATGGCCGCAGGATACAGACTTAGCAGGTCAGATAAGGGTCATCACCGGAAACTCTGGCCAATCTCCCCGATACTCCAGGTCAATTCGACTTCAACTGGATTTGAGATGCCCGACGCAGCCCATCCGGAAGGCGGCGCGACTCATCGCAGCGGCGCGGTGGCGCGCATGGTGCGCATGCCGGTGGCGACACTGCGTGTCTGGGAGCGCCGCTACCGGCTCTGCTCGCCGGCGCTGACGCCCAGCGGTCAGCGCCTGTACAGCGCCGCTGACGTGCGCCGGATCGCGCTGCTCAAGCAACTCACCGAGCTCGGGCACGCGATCGGCAGCATCGCGGCGCTCGACATGGCTCAGCTTCAGGCCGTGGCCGCCACGCACGCCGCAGCCATCACCGGCACGCTGGGTGCAGATGAACCGGTCGCCGCGGGGCCCTCGTGGCGCGTGGCCGTGGTGGGCGAGGCCCTCGCGCGCAGGCTGCAGCGGCCGGCCCTGCGGCGCTGGCTGTTGCGCCCGCTCGAAGTTCTCGGTCCGTTCGACGACCTCGCCCATGCCGCGGCGTGCCTGGCCGGCTCCGCCGCGGAGTCGCTGCTCGTGCAGGCACCGACCCTGCAAGGCGACTGGCTTGCGCAGTGGAACCGCATCACGCCGCGCCCCCCGCGCACCGCGGTACTGTTCCGCTTTGCCAGTGAATCGGTGTGCGAACAGCTCGCGGCGGCCGGTCTGGACTTGCTGCGCGAGCCGCCTTCGGACACCGCCCTCGGCCAGTGGTTGCAGGCGCTCAATACGGCCGAGGGCCAGTCGCGCACGGCAGCCGCACCTGCGCAGACCGCCTGGCCGACGCCCGAGGCCATTCCGGCACGGCGCTGGGATGACGCGGCGCTGGCCGACATCGCCGGCCTGTCCACCACCATTGCCTGCGAATGCCCGAAGCACATCGCCGAACTGTTGATGCAGCTTTCGCACTTCGAGTCCTACAGCGCGCAGTGCGCGAACCGCAGCGTGGCCGATGCGGAACTGCATACCTATCTGTCGCAGGTCGCCGCGGCAAGCCGCGCCCGGTTCGAGGAAGCGCTCGAGCGGGTGGCCATCCACGAAGGGCTGCTGCTCACGCAGCCCGCGCAAGCTGGGCAGCCCACAATGACAAACCCCTCCCGACCAGAGGTGGGAGGGGCGGGTGGCTGA
- a CDS encoding lytic transglycosylase domain-containing protein, which yields MTTLKRCSTRARQVRNAIGESATVFLKDVGHGLLEVSHNMLALLGLLLVAAAVFTLGKPEFRHAAETTVLGWLQARHEARAEPAELLAAQLSEPDAINRATATDPKELTRQQAAVAHWISRRYRVAPEPISRLVQEAWNVGQRAGLDPTLILAIMAVESSFNPFAQSTVGAQGLMQVMTKIHDDKYEAFGGNLAAFDPVTNLRVGVQVLKECIARAGSLEAGLRYYVGAANLEDDGGYAGKVLAEQNNLRMVAGGKSVPANVALISVSAPAAAASAAQRPAAQPAVAPAHEVEPPEQVAYLR from the coding sequence ATGACAACGCTGAAGCGATGCTCGACGCGTGCCCGCCAGGTGCGCAATGCCATCGGCGAGTCGGCCACGGTGTTCCTGAAGGACGTCGGGCACGGCTTGCTCGAAGTCAGCCACAACATGCTGGCGCTGCTCGGGCTGCTGCTCGTGGCGGCCGCAGTGTTCACCCTCGGCAAGCCCGAATTCCGCCATGCCGCCGAAACCACGGTGCTGGGCTGGCTGCAGGCCCGCCACGAGGCGCGGGCCGAGCCAGCAGAACTGCTTGCCGCGCAGTTGAGCGAGCCGGACGCGATCAATCGCGCCACCGCGACCGATCCGAAGGAACTCACCCGCCAGCAGGCCGCCGTGGCGCACTGGATCTCGCGCCGCTATCGCGTCGCGCCGGAGCCGATCAGCCGCCTCGTGCAGGAAGCCTGGAACGTGGGCCAGCGTGCCGGGCTCGACCCGACGCTGATCCTGGCCATCATGGCGGTGGAATCGAGCTTCAACCCGTTCGCGCAGAGCACCGTCGGCGCGCAGGGCCTGATGCAGGTGATGACGAAGATCCACGACGACAAGTACGAGGCCTTCGGAGGCAACCTGGCGGCCTTCGACCCGGTGACCAACCTGCGCGTGGGCGTGCAGGTGCTCAAGGAGTGCATCGCTCGCGCCGGCAGCCTGGAAGCCGGCCTGCGTTATTACGTGGGCGCAGCCAACCTCGAAGACGACGGGGGCTATGCCGGCAAGGTGCTCGCCGAGCAGAACAACCTGCGCATGGTGGCTGGCGGCAAGTCGGTGCCGGCCAATGTGGCGCTGATCTCGGTGTCGGCGCCGGCCGCGGCTGCCTCGGCAGCGCAGCGACCGGCAGCGCAGCCGGCCGTGGCGCCGGCGCATGAAGTCGAACCGCCGGAGCAGGTCGCCTACCTGCGCTGA